The Anopheles merus strain MAF unplaced genomic scaffold, AmerM5.1 LNR4001219, whole genome shotgun sequence genome contains a region encoding:
- the LOC121603370 gene encoding transcription factor Dp-like, with protein sequence QNCIFLNKPLTTISEIVPLEKGVKKIANISKSYSESGNDSPPYLQVSCATAVKSLQSNHSYKDHQQQQHSYSKKTSASQIHTPASRRQKADKAGRGLRHFSMKVCEKVKAKGTTTYNEVANELVAEETQNHNQGVDPGTYDQKNIRRRVYDALNVLMAMKIISKEKKEIRWHGLPTSNTLQECEELEKENEKARRRIEIKQQQLLDLVQQHVALKSLIARNKANEERGLIPNPNSAVQLPFIIVNTDRKSNINCNISNDKSEYSFKFEDSFEIHDDVQILKRIGLSLALEKGHYSETDLKKIKSMVPKAVEKYIDAYGLGSEQDDVDDWEMSSLYNGPDNDDSLSTQDMLAFNDTTNDMLDDEMKFEDDQDD encoded by the exons CAAAACTGcatctttttaaataaaccacTGACAACAATCAGCGAAATAGTGCCGCTTGAAAAGGGAGTcaaaaaaattgcaaacattTCTAAGAGTTATAGTGAAAGTGGGAATGATTCTCCACCATACCTTCAGGTGTCCTGTGCAACCGCAGTAAAATCCCTGCAATCGAATCACAGTTATAAAgaccaccaacagcaacagcactcATACAGTAAAAAAACATCTGCAAGTCAAATCCATACTCCTGCATCTCGACGCCAGAAAGCGGATAAAGCGGGACGAGGTTTGCGACATTTTTCAATGAAGGTATGTGAAAAGGTCAAAGCAAAAGGAACCACCACCTATAACGAGGTAGCCAATGAATTAGTCGCAGAGGAAACTCAAAATCATAATCAAGGAGTTGATCCCGGAACatatgaccaaaaaaatatcagGCGACGTGTTTATGACGCTCTAAACGTATTGATGGCTATGAAAATTATTTCtaaggagaaaaaagaaattcgTTGGCACGGTTTACCAACGAGTAACACTTTACAGGAATGTGAGGAATTagagaaagaaaatgaaaaagccCGTCGTCggattgaaataaaacaacaacaacttcttgATCTGGTTCAACAGCATGTCGCTTTGAAATCTCTAATTGCACGCAACAAAGCAAATGAAGAACGAGGGCTGATACCTAATCCTAATTCTGCTGTGCAATTGCCATTTATCATCGTAAATACTGATAGAAAATCTAACATTAATTGCAACATTTCAAACGATAA ATCTGAATATTCCTTCAAATTCGAAGATTCCTTTGAGATTCATGATGATGTGCAAATTTTAAAGCGTATTGGATTATCATTAG ctTTAGAAAAAGGTCACTACTCGGAAACAGATcttaaaaagataaaatccATGGTTCCAAAAGCTGTCGAAAAATATATTGATG CTTATGGTCTTGGATCCGAGCAAGATGATGTCGATGACTGGGAAATGAGTTCTCTGTACAACGGTCCTGATAATGATGACAGTTTATCTACCCAGGATATGCTCGCCTTCAATGATACCACTAATGACATGCTggatgatgaaatgaaattcgaaGATGATCAAGATGATTAG